A window from Rhizosphaericola mali encodes these proteins:
- a CDS encoding DUF1266 domain-containing protein, whose amino-acid sequence MRLFRPIIAFFLFTLIIISCKDDPKKYTESIGSQGDVKYLLKNDTLTAFMMGGVYTFQGYGGADKTFGLIKAEMKKSPGDDGFATDLEKVYEKLFEYPFHISPKEKLDSRNVLKSWWDISNEHEFHLLLTQLQDQGHEALYEKCKAVLDANGGMDADLDKIDYAKDSLTPDAKILLQFIKNNYRSFNPSGIKAWDLTRYINVVCLGYSAEYIDRTTGINYALSALKSARAVYPNWNKYYYDFVLGRKFWGGDTATDATYQKLTTDMQKGDYSIYRYLPLK is encoded by the coding sequence ATGAGACTTTTTAGACCGATAATTGCGTTTTTCCTATTTACTTTAATAATTATTAGTTGTAAAGACGACCCCAAGAAATATACAGAAAGCATTGGTTCACAAGGAGATGTAAAATATTTGCTTAAAAATGATACTTTAACTGCATTTATGATGGGTGGAGTATACACTTTCCAAGGTTATGGTGGAGCGGACAAAACATTTGGTCTAATTAAGGCTGAAATGAAAAAATCTCCTGGCGACGACGGCTTCGCTACAGATTTGGAAAAAGTCTATGAAAAATTATTTGAATATCCTTTTCATATTTCTCCAAAAGAAAAATTAGACTCAAGAAATGTATTAAAATCTTGGTGGGACATTTCCAATGAACATGAGTTTCATTTGTTATTGACGCAATTGCAAGACCAAGGTCATGAGGCACTTTATGAAAAATGTAAAGCTGTTTTGGATGCCAATGGAGGCATGGATGCGGACCTTGATAAAATTGATTATGCAAAAGATAGTTTGACTCCTGACGCAAAAATCCTTTTACAATTTATCAAAAATAATTACCGTTCTTTCAATCCATCTGGCATTAAAGCATGGGATCTTACACGTTATATCAACGTTGTTTGCCTAGGTTATTCTGCAGAATATATTGATCGTACGACCGGCATTAATTATGCATTATCTGCCTTAAAATCAGCTCGTGCAGTATATCCAAATTGGAATAAATATTACTATGATTTTGTATTAGGTAGAAAATTTTGGGGTGGTGACACTGCTACAGATGCCACTTATCAAAAATTAACTACTGACATGCAAAAAGGTGATTATAGTATCTATCGCTATTTACCTTTAAAATAA
- a CDS encoding SIR2 family NAD-dependent protein deacylase has product MKTKIVVLTEAGVSAESGIATFRDSNGLWENHSVEAVASPAGWKRNSALVLEFYNQRRRQLKMVEPNAAHIYLAKLEEKYVVTIITQNVDNLHERAGSSHIIHLHGSLTEVKSEKNDALIYPWTKDVKLGDLAEDGAQLRPNIVWFGEMVPKIEDAVREAKQADVFIVIGTSLQVYPAASLMEYAPIGCPVYVIDPHLELNDISENVHIIHDNATNGVLQLPL; this is encoded by the coding sequence ATGAAAACAAAAATTGTCGTGTTGACTGAAGCTGGAGTAAGTGCGGAAAGTGGTATTGCAACGTTTAGAGATAGTAATGGTCTTTGGGAAAATCATTCTGTGGAGGCTGTTGCAAGTCCAGCAGGATGGAAGCGTAATTCCGCTCTCGTATTAGAATTTTATAATCAGAGACGACGACAATTAAAGATGGTTGAACCAAATGCTGCGCATATTTATTTAGCTAAATTGGAAGAAAAATATGTGGTAACTATCATTACGCAAAATGTAGATAATCTGCATGAGCGCGCAGGCTCTTCTCATATCATTCATTTGCATGGATCATTAACTGAAGTAAAAAGTGAGAAAAATGATGCTCTTATTTATCCATGGACCAAAGATGTAAAACTAGGAGATTTAGCCGAAGATGGCGCACAATTACGCCCTAATATTGTGTGGTTTGGAGAAATGGTGCCTAAAATAGAAGATGCTGTTCGAGAGGCAAAACAGGCAGATGTTTTTATAGTTATAGGAACCTCTTTGCAAGTGTATCCTGCTGCATCACTGATGGAGTATGCGCCCATTGGTTGCCCCGTCTATGTGATTGATCCACATTTGGAACTAAATGATATTTCCGAGAATGTGCATATCATCCATGACAATGCAACCAATGGCGTGTTACAATTACCTTTATAA
- a CDS encoding DUF5689 domain-containing protein, giving the protein MKTIALFAISFILTMFYSCSNKYDIPQLSYDSATATITIMELKHLHTVGKFEYITTNEVISGIITADDKSGNFYQTIILQDHTSGIVLKIGGYNNYSEYPIGRKIYIKLKGLYLGDYGNTIQIGGGIDSSIAYNPQLSSIANPLLDQYILKGSFNNNVIPKLVEPEQLTTELYDSLQSCLIQINNIQFAESDVNKTLADTSKLTSAVSYLLSTCTGQDIQLRNSSYSNFANVKTPARNGTITGIYSIYNTTKQIIIRDTSDLNFQNDRCNQQLADTNRITSIATVKNLYSNKSITIPYGTVIKAKVISNYKNEANGNYKLQDEFGNGIILYSTKIPTIELNANLVLDLGGSTLEMFSNELEITNISADKLYTTSPINTVIKPTNIYQIYDSASKWNNSLVQLSNVTISTPTVSSSGRSYTLMDATGSMETFVKSSAGYNLPQGNILSITGYLTMNAGKIQLVTRTNEDISYQNSTTIIAHNIEVNYTFSNVTTISGTIDPTPAPIVTNLQCGNFRAIGLNSNPSASGRFSFTNWPTGATSASNDFTGVIDLNKYYEVTFTPDQNAQLNLDNFSFSIQRSATGPRQWSVRSSLDNFQNDIASSYVGEKVRIVQGNIFQIADRATNTSISNCILELGSNFQNLNKSISFRFYAFNSETTGGSFSLNNVKISGKIQ; this is encoded by the coding sequence ATGAAGACTATAGCCTTATTTGCAATTTCATTTATCCTAACTATGTTTTATAGTTGTTCTAATAAATATGACATACCACAACTATCTTATGATTCTGCAACCGCAACTATAACAATCATGGAATTAAAACATTTGCATACAGTAGGAAAATTTGAATATATTACAACTAACGAAGTTATTAGTGGAATAATCACCGCAGATGACAAAAGCGGTAATTTTTACCAAACGATCATTTTACAAGATCATACGAGTGGTATCGTTTTAAAAATTGGAGGCTACAACAACTACAGCGAGTATCCTATCGGCCGAAAAATATATATAAAATTAAAGGGATTATATCTTGGCGACTATGGAAATACAATTCAAATTGGTGGCGGCATTGATAGTAGCATAGCTTACAATCCTCAATTAAGCAGTATTGCCAATCCTTTATTAGATCAGTATATTTTAAAAGGAAGTTTTAATAATAATGTAATACCAAAACTTGTAGAACCCGAACAATTAACAACCGAATTATATGATTCTTTGCAAAGTTGTCTGATTCAAATAAATAATATTCAATTTGCAGAAAGTGATGTGAATAAGACATTAGCAGATACTAGTAAATTAACCAGCGCAGTCAGTTATCTACTCAGTACCTGCACAGGACAAGATATACAATTACGCAATAGTAGTTATTCTAATTTTGCTAATGTAAAAACTCCAGCGAGAAATGGAACTATAACAGGTATTTACTCTATATATAACACAACTAAACAAATCATCATCAGAGATACGAGCGATCTTAATTTCCAAAATGATAGATGCAATCAACAATTAGCAGATACGAATAGGATCACAAGTATCGCAACAGTTAAAAACCTTTATTCTAATAAATCTATAACGATTCCTTATGGTACAGTGATAAAAGCAAAAGTTATTTCTAACTATAAAAATGAAGCGAATGGAAACTATAAATTGCAAGATGAATTCGGAAATGGAATTATTTTATACAGTACAAAAATTCCAACCATCGAATTAAATGCCAATTTAGTATTAGACCTTGGCGGCTCAACTTTAGAAATGTTTAGTAATGAATTAGAGATTACGAATATTTCAGCAGATAAATTATATACGACATCTCCTATAAATACGGTTATCAAACCTACTAATATTTACCAAATTTACGATAGTGCTTCTAAGTGGAACAACTCTTTAGTTCAACTTTCAAATGTGACCATTTCTACTCCCACGGTGAGTAGTTCTGGGCGCAGTTATACTTTGATGGATGCCACAGGTTCTATGGAAACGTTCGTAAAATCCTCCGCTGGTTATAATTTACCACAAGGAAATATCTTATCAATCACGGGTTATTTAACCATGAATGCAGGAAAAATTCAATTAGTGACTCGAACAAATGAAGATATTTCTTATCAAAACTCCACGACTATAATCGCTCATAACATAGAAGTGAATTATACATTTAGCAATGTAACTACTATTTCTGGGACGATTGATCCCACGCCAGCGCCAATAGTAACTAATTTACAATGTGGTAATTTTAGAGCGATTGGTCTGAATAGCAATCCATCAGCAAGCGGACGATTTTCTTTTACCAATTGGCCAACAGGTGCTACAAGCGCAAGCAATGATTTTACGGGAGTTATTGATTTGAACAAATATTATGAAGTAACTTTTACACCTGACCAAAATGCGCAATTAAATTTGGACAATTTCTCATTCTCCATTCAAAGATCAGCAACAGGGCCAAGACAATGGAGCGTAAGATCTAGTTTGGATAATTTTCAAAATGATATCGCATCAAGTTACGTCGGGGAAAAAGTACGAATTGTCCAAGGAAATATTTTCCAAATTGCAGATAGGGCCACCAATACTAGCATTTCCAATTGCATTTTAGAATTAGGAAGTAATTTTCAGAATTTGAATAAATCTATTTCCTTTAGATTTTATGCTTTCAATTCTGAAACGACAGGTGGTAGTTTTTCCCTAAATAATGTGAAAATTTCTGGAAAAATTCAATAA